In Niallia sp. FSL W8-0635, one genomic interval encodes:
- a CDS encoding transcription repressor NadR: MTESKKMLGEERRAYILSLLKEKNRPYTGSELSKLTNVSRQIIVGDITLLKAKNEPILATSQGYLYLQESKPMLYERIIACNHPPEKTEEELNILVDNGVTVKDVKIEHPVYGDLTASILVSNRKEVKQFMKKIKHTNAAYLSELTSGIHLHTITAPSLNTLMEAEEALRKAHFLIEEEA; the protein is encoded by the coding sequence ATGACAGAATCAAAGAAAATGCTTGGAGAAGAAAGAAGAGCCTATATTCTTTCCTTATTAAAAGAAAAGAATCGCCCATATACTGGTAGTGAGCTTTCAAAATTGACGAATGTTAGCCGACAAATCATTGTTGGAGACATCACCCTTCTAAAAGCGAAAAACGAACCGATATTAGCAACTAGTCAGGGATATCTATATTTACAAGAATCAAAACCAATGCTTTATGAAAGAATTATCGCATGCAATCATCCACCAGAAAAAACAGAAGAAGAGTTAAATATCCTTGTTGATAATGGAGTAACTGTGAAAGATGTTAAAATTGAACATCCGGTTTATGGAGATTTAACTGCCTCTATCCTTGTTTCTAATCGAAAAGAAGTAAAGCAATTCATGAAGAAAATTAAGCATACCAATGCAGCTTATTTATCGGAATTAACTTCTGGTATCCATTTACATACCATTACAGCACCATCACTTAATACATTAATGGAGGCAGAGGAAGCTTTACGAAAGGCACATTTTTTAATTGAAGAAGAAGCTTAA
- the pheA gene encoding prephenate dehydratase yields MKVGYLGPKATFTNMAVNQQFPGVESIPFLTIPNCFDAVMENKVDVALVPVENTLEGSVNITLDYLIHEVSLPIRGEITVPIKQHLMVHPLRKDKWREVEVIYSHSHAIAQCHKFLHTEFNGITCEYMTSTAAAAQFIKENPNVNGAAIGNSLTAAEYGLDIVRHHIHDSNNNHTRFLILSKNSVNYTGITSGLAGHKTSLMVTLPSDRSGALHQVLSAFAWRKLNLVKIESRPTKTGLGNYFFLIDLDRKMDDVLIPGAIAELEAIGCEVKVLGSYPYYVMEK; encoded by the coding sequence GTGAAAGTAGGCTACTTAGGTCCAAAAGCAACATTTACAAATATGGCGGTAAATCAACAGTTTCCTGGAGTGGAATCAATCCCTTTCCTAACGATACCTAATTGTTTTGATGCTGTTATGGAAAATAAGGTAGATGTTGCATTAGTACCAGTTGAGAATACATTAGAAGGTTCAGTTAATATCACATTAGATTATTTAATACATGAAGTATCTTTACCAATTCGTGGAGAAATAACGGTACCGATTAAACAACATTTAATGGTTCATCCACTCCGTAAAGATAAATGGAGAGAAGTTGAAGTTATCTATAGTCATTCCCATGCAATCGCTCAATGTCATAAATTTTTACATACTGAATTTAATGGAATTACTTGTGAGTATATGACTTCCACAGCAGCTGCAGCACAGTTTATTAAGGAAAATCCGAATGTAAATGGTGCAGCGATTGGCAATTCGCTAACTGCTGCAGAATATGGTCTTGATATTGTGAGACATCATATTCATGATTCCAATAATAATCATACAAGATTTTTGATTTTATCAAAGAATTCGGTGAATTATACAGGAATAACAAGTGGGTTGGCTGGTCACAAAACAAGTCTAATGGTCACTTTACCTTCTGACCGTTCTGGTGCTTTACATCAAGTGTTATCTGCTTTTGCTTGGAGAAAATTAAACTTGGTGAAAATTGAATCGAGACCAACAAAAACAGGATTAGGAAATTACTTCTTTCTTATAGATTTAGATAGAAAAATGGATGATGTATTAATACCAGGAGCAATTGCAGAACTAGAAGCAATCGGCTGTGAAGTAAAGGTTCTCGGGAGTTATCCTTATTACGTCATGGAGAAGTAA
- a CDS encoding ACT domain-containing protein produces MKQNKLDQKFFLVREDVLSEAMRKTLDAKELLERGKAESVNEAVKQVDLSRSAFYKYRDTIFPFHTIVKEKLITLFFYIEDRSGTLSKLLSVVASGGCNVLTIHQTIPLQGRANVTLSLNTAEMEISIDMLLERLRMLEFVEKVDVLSSGG; encoded by the coding sequence ATGAAACAAAATAAACTGGATCAGAAATTTTTTTTAGTAAGAGAAGATGTACTTTCCGAAGCTATGCGAAAAACCTTAGATGCAAAAGAACTTTTGGAAAGAGGAAAAGCGGAATCTGTAAATGAGGCAGTAAAACAAGTTGATTTAAGCCGGAGTGCATTTTATAAATATCGAGATACAATCTTTCCATTCCACACGATAGTGAAGGAAAAGTTAATTACATTATTCTTTTACATTGAAGATAGGTCGGGCACATTATCCAAACTATTAAGTGTCGTTGCTTCTGGAGGATGTAATGTACTAACGATTCATCAAACGATTCCCCTCCAAGGAAGAGCAAATGTCACGCTATCTCTTAATACAGCAGAAATGGAGATTTCCATTGATATGTTATTAGAACGTTTACGTATGCTTGAATTTGTGGAGAAAGTGGATGTATTAAGCTCTGGGGGATAA
- a CDS encoding NAD-dependent epimerase/dehydratase family protein: MRVLITGGQESEFGYALMEELSNKQIYYIVADQQRENSAFPTLVHGDVHTFLNAIELADLLMKYQIDCVIHLFNKPITSNSMKDSFDQSEENIAYTIEVLEACVQANVQKIIFPSTIAVYGDMEGIITEEMMLQPVLFEGLSKKIEEKYIQNYQTLYGLSYTILRFPVIYGLYSIHKQKESMMESTINKVLENRPPIVYDDGELKKHFLYISDAVQAVVSSLTKGDNEVFNICPEETYSMKDVVSIIQSSIIEDSFYSVEEGEKSRISTKKAQIELGWKAEVPFSKGIRLEIENIKQNAGKINRTLK, translated from the coding sequence GTGAGAGTGTTAATCACAGGTGGACAAGAGAGTGAATTTGGATATGCTCTAATGGAAGAACTTTCAAATAAACAAATATATTATATAGTAGCTGACCAACAACGTGAAAATAGTGCATTTCCAACTCTAGTACATGGTGATGTTCACACTTTCTTAAATGCTATTGAGTTAGCAGATTTATTGATGAAATATCAAATTGATTGTGTTATTCATTTATTTAATAAACCGATTACATCCAATAGTATGAAAGATTCCTTTGATCAGTCGGAAGAAAATATTGCTTACACGATCGAAGTACTCGAAGCATGCGTCCAAGCAAATGTACAGAAAATCATCTTTCCCTCCACGATTGCAGTTTATGGTGATATGGAAGGGATAATAACAGAAGAGATGATGTTACAACCTGTTCTTTTTGAAGGGCTTTCTAAGAAGATAGAGGAGAAATATATCCAAAATTATCAGACGCTTTATGGCCTTTCCTATACAATTTTGAGATTTCCTGTTATCTATGGATTATATTCCATACATAAACAAAAAGAGAGTATGATGGAATCAACGATTAATAAAGTATTAGAAAATCGTCCACCCATTGTTTATGATGATGGAGAACTGAAGAAGCATTTTCTTTATATTAGTGATGCAGTTCAGGCTGTTGTTTCAAGTTTAACGAAAGGAGATAATGAAGTATTTAATATTTGTCCTGAGGAAACCTACTCTATGAAAGACGTTGTTTCTATAATCCAATCTTCAATAATAGAGGACTCCTTTTATTCTGTGGAAGAAGGAGAAAAAAGCAGAATTTCAACAAAGAAAGCTCAAATCGAATTGGGGTGGAAGGCTGAAGTTCCATTTTCGAAAGGGATTCGATTAGAAATTGAAAATATAAAACAGAATGCTGGAAAGATAAATCGAACATTAAAATAA
- a CDS encoding phosphotransferase produces MIYDFYHRGDDTFYYRLLSLLEKKIPAKILELSRIRNDVYLVKTSQYWIILKGYNSYQKLKIQEAYTRALKQEGFMNTYQFYMFDDEPIIFDKKVYGAIEYIPLHNDSFTYNSKWNRREALQLLEQYYSVTERLVEIYKYILPSFHLIKKLEQRLQEFRNNKQIIERYISKEMVAEIIDWADFSFDYLNTQKEYLHTKVNVILHGDVAHHNFLRDVNNKLYLIDFDLISIGPREGDYLQFANRILPNIGWSMSQLQKMRGYSRFLKDEWFLMALMYPTDILREWNRIIRNNNLNNEFLLEQVCLITTDQYHKRKKFYQKLKQLVGM; encoded by the coding sequence GTGATTTATGATTTTTATCATAGAGGGGACGATACTTTTTATTATCGTCTCCTTTCTTTATTAGAAAAAAAAATACCTGCAAAGATATTAGAATTAAGCAGAATTAGAAATGATGTATATTTAGTTAAAACAAGTCAGTATTGGATTATATTGAAGGGATATAATAGTTATCAAAAATTAAAAATACAAGAAGCCTATACTAGAGCACTAAAGCAGGAAGGTTTTATGAATACGTATCAATTTTATATGTTCGATGATGAACCAATCATCTTTGATAAGAAGGTGTATGGCGCGATTGAATATATTCCCCTTCATAATGATTCCTTTACATATAATAGTAAATGGAACAGAAGGGAAGCTCTTCAATTATTGGAACAATATTATTCTGTAACAGAACGACTTGTTGAAATATATAAGTATATTTTGCCTTCCTTCCATTTAATAAAAAAATTGGAGCAAAGGCTACAAGAATTTCGAAATAATAAGCAAATAATAGAGCGTTATATCAGTAAAGAAATGGTAGCAGAAATAATCGATTGGGCTGATTTCTCATTTGATTATTTAAATACACAAAAGGAATATCTTCATACAAAAGTAAATGTTATATTGCATGGAGATGTTGCACATCATAATTTTTTGCGTGACGTCAATAATAAATTATACTTAATTGATTTTGATTTAATTAGTATTGGTCCAAGAGAAGGGGATTATTTGCAATTTGCTAATCGAATTTTGCCAAATATCGGTTGGTCTATGTCGCAATTACAAAAAATGCGTGGATACTCACGTTTTCTGAAAGATGAATGGTTTTTAATGGCCTTAATGTATCCAACTGATATTCTTAGGGAATGGAATAGAATAATCAGGAATAATAATTTAAATAATGAATTTTTATTGGAGCAAGTATGTTTAATTACAACAGACCAATATCACAAACGAAAGAAGTTTTACCAAAAGTTAAAACAATTAGTAGGGATGTAA
- a CDS encoding BofC C-terminal domain-containing protein has product MKTRFLLFSTVLLVSIIAVISATGQVYGKSASVLSLNENPKKLEVVLKRIYLDGEVSEETVEETVWSMEDFWSKYDNWQLVDMTSKELVFRQEVDDISPLLKANGYFGINEEGILTIYNGKPAEENIIQSFFQIDLKKLESKQHENLQKGIPIKSRDRYVKVLETFKNFTTIETSN; this is encoded by the coding sequence ATGAAAACCAGATTCCTTTTATTTTCAACTGTTCTTCTTGTTAGTATAATAGCAGTTATTTCAGCAACTGGACAAGTTTATGGAAAGAGTGCAAGTGTACTTTCTTTGAATGAAAATCCAAAAAAATTGGAAGTTGTTTTAAAAAGGATTTACTTAGACGGAGAAGTGAGTGAAGAAACGGTAGAAGAAACAGTTTGGTCGATGGAAGATTTCTGGTCAAAGTACGATAATTGGCAGTTGGTAGATATGACTAGTAAGGAACTCGTATTTAGACAAGAAGTCGATGATATTTCTCCACTGTTAAAGGCGAATGGTTATTTTGGAATTAATGAAGAGGGGATATTAACCATTTACAATGGAAAACCCGCTGAAGAAAATATTATCCAGTCCTTTTTTCAAATTGATCTCAAAAAACTGGAATCGAAGCAACATGAAAATCTACAAAAAGGTATTCCAATAAAATCTAGAGATCGATATGTAAAAGTACTTGAAACCTTTAAAAACTTTACAACAATTGAAACGTCGAATTAG
- a CDS encoding Spo0B C-terminal domain-containing protein: protein MNKDWNTIEFLRHVRHDWLNKIQLIKGNLDLNKPDRVKEIINEIITETKQEAKLSNLDIPQFATKLLVANWENYYFRLEYEVLAEEKCQITEDETLTDWITLFFETLNQHIKPFADNHLFISIHSMVDGLRLYVDFNGILINAESMSPFLQQPCSKQLMLENIEINNKELVFEVWMNREKTGK, encoded by the coding sequence ATGAATAAGGATTGGAATACGATAGAGTTTTTAAGACATGTTCGCCATGATTGGCTAAATAAAATTCAATTAATTAAAGGGAATTTGGATTTAAATAAACCGGATCGAGTGAAAGAAATAATCAATGAAATTATTACAGAGACAAAACAAGAAGCTAAGCTATCTAATTTAGATATTCCTCAATTTGCTACAAAATTATTAGTTGCTAACTGGGAGAATTATTATTTTCGGTTGGAATACGAAGTACTGGCAGAAGAAAAATGTCAAATAACCGAAGATGAAACACTTACTGATTGGATAACCTTGTTTTTTGAGACGTTAAATCAACATATTAAGCCTTTTGCAGACAATCACTTATTCATTTCCATTCATTCCATGGTGGACGGACTTCGATTGTATGTTGATTTTAATGGAATACTAATAAATGCAGAATCAATGTCTCCTTTTCTTCAACAACCATGTTCTAAACAATTGATGTTGGAAAATATTGAAATTAATAATAAAGAACTGGTATTTGAAGTCTGGATGAATAGAGAGAAAACAGGAAAATAA
- a CDS encoding YhcN/YlaJ family sporulation lipoprotein — MTLTIGLTGCSVNEDQTADQNRLNNARPIGYYSNEQHEVNNNNRFTSDNDGPITEIMDHTYGDEDNRNGIDVQNVNNRDGVNVRNVNNRDAIRDKADKNDREDSVSYDTDLAEKVSNVASKIDNVKNARSIVYGENVLVALEVENTKNIDQTKTKVKDKLDDSINGRDISVVTDRGIFTSIEDINRSIKNGQPQQTITNNIEKIFNDLNPTRDNR, encoded by the coding sequence TTGACGTTAACTATTGGATTAACTGGCTGTAGTGTAAATGAAGATCAAACTGCAGACCAAAATCGGCTTAATAATGCTAGGCCGATTGGATATTACTCAAATGAACAACATGAAGTAAACAATAATAACAGATTTACATCGGACAATGATGGACCAATTACAGAAATTATGGACCATACCTATGGGGATGAAGATAATAGAAATGGTATTGATGTTCAAAACGTAAACAACAGGGATGGAGTTAATGTTCGAAATGTCAATAATAGAGATGCTATTAGGGATAAAGCCGATAAAAATGATCGAGAAGATAGTGTATCGTATGACACAGATTTAGCAGAAAAAGTATCAAATGTTGCATCTAAAATTGATAATGTTAAAAATGCTCGATCTATTGTTTATGGAGAGAATGTTTTAGTTGCACTTGAAGTAGAAAATACGAAAAATATAGATCAGACAAAAACAAAGGTAAAAGACAAATTAGATGATTCTATAAATGGAAGAGATATTTCTGTAGTCACAGACAGAGGAATATTTACAAGCATTGAGGATATAAATCGTTCTATTAAAAATGGTCAACCGCAACAAACAATTACTAATAATATTGAAAAAATCTTTAATGATTTAAATCCGACAAGAGATAATAGATAA
- the obgE gene encoding GTPase ObgE produces MFVDQVKIYVKGGDGGNGMVAFRREKFVPMGGPAGGDGGKGANVIFEVEEGLRTLMDFRYQRHFKAPRGEHGMSKNQHGRNAKDMIVKVPPGTIVSDANTKEVIADLTEHGQQAVVARGGRGGRGNSRFASPSNPAPELSENGEPGQERDIILELKVLADVGLVGFPSVGKSTLLSVVSAAKPKIADYHFTTIAPNLGMVETEDNRSFVMADLPGLIEGAHSGVGLGHQFLRHIERTRVIVHVIDMAATEGRDPYEDYVTINNELQEYNMRLLERPQIIVANKMDMPDAADNLTTFKEKLQEDYPIFPISAITRSGLRELLFAIADKLENTSEFPLEEVEEEAGIHRVVYKHEVDERQFYITRDPDGSFVLSGEGIEKLFKMTDFSRDESVRRFSRQMRGMGIDEALRQRGAKDGDTVKLMDYEFEFID; encoded by the coding sequence ATGTTTGTGGATCAGGTTAAGATTTATGTGAAGGGCGGAGACGGCGGTAATGGTATGGTGGCCTTTCGCCGAGAGAAATTTGTACCAATGGGTGGCCCAGCAGGTGGAGATGGTGGTAAAGGAGCAAATGTGATATTTGAAGTCGAAGAAGGTTTACGGACTTTAATGGATTTCCGTTATCAACGTCATTTTAAGGCACCACGTGGTGAGCATGGAATGTCTAAAAACCAGCATGGTCGTAATGCAAAAGATATGATTGTAAAGGTTCCCCCTGGTACGATAGTATCAGATGCAAACACGAAAGAAGTAATTGCGGATTTAACCGAACACGGTCAACAAGCAGTTGTTGCTAGGGGTGGTCGTGGAGGTAGAGGGAATTCTCGTTTTGCAAGCCCATCGAACCCAGCTCCTGAATTATCAGAAAATGGTGAGCCAGGACAGGAAAGAGATATTATACTTGAGTTAAAAGTATTAGCTGATGTTGGTTTAGTTGGTTTTCCAAGTGTAGGTAAATCAACATTGCTTTCCGTTGTATCTGCAGCTAAACCAAAAATTGCAGACTATCATTTTACGACGATTGCACCTAACTTAGGTATGGTCGAAACGGAAGATAATAGAAGCTTTGTAATGGCAGATTTGCCAGGATTAATTGAAGGAGCTCATTCTGGAGTAGGATTAGGGCATCAATTTCTTCGCCACATTGAACGTACAAGAGTTATTGTCCATGTGATTGATATGGCTGCTACAGAGGGCAGAGATCCTTATGAGGACTATGTTACAATCAATAATGAGCTGCAAGAATATAATATGCGTTTATTAGAAAGACCGCAAATTATTGTGGCGAATAAAATGGACATGCCAGATGCTGCAGATAACCTAACAACGTTTAAAGAGAAATTGCAAGAAGACTATCCGATTTTCCCTATATCTGCTATAACGAGATCAGGGTTACGTGAACTGCTTTTTGCTATTGCAGATAAATTAGAAAATACATCTGAGTTCCCATTAGAAGAAGTCGAAGAAGAAGCAGGGATTCACCGCGTAGTATATAAGCATGAAGTGGATGAGCGACAATTCTATATTACAAGAGATCCAGATGGTAGCTTTGTTCTGTCTGGTGAAGGAATTGAAAAGCTCTTCAAAATGACAGATTTCTCTCGTGATGAGTCTGTCCGTAGATTCTCTCGCCAAATGCGTGGTATGGGGATTGACGAAGCATTGCGCCAACGTGGAGCTAAAGACGGCGATACAGTTAAATTAATGGATTATGAATTTGAATTTATCGATTAA
- the safA gene encoding SafA/ExsA family spore coat assembly protein, giving the protein MKIHIVQKGDTLWKIAKKYGVNFEELKALNSQLSNTDMIMPGMKIKVPTSGGSIKKEAPIMGTKKEMPIAMEPIVKEAPKKEMPIKELPKKEVPKEKPYTPKMPTPIIPEIDVNNYYSMNMTNVDVDVDVDMVEKKVLPQKPVKPVKPVLPKQETAVQPEACPPIVPYQPYCYDVSPMMPGNGFPPGVCPPAGVPVEQVAPQAYTPLPGVEYTEKHKWEESSSSFSAYSHGQVPSNFVPQEYYQQPLVQYGQMPVEHQQHKKEESSSHVAGLGYQPYAPTQTAPVLPSHGLPYKEDCGCGAPSFPQQPAYPIDNSFQLEGMGQGYNPGMGMASMPQGFGPEMGPMTGGFNPGMGMTPMPQGFGPEMGPMAGGFNPGMGMAPMPQGFGPEMGPMAGGFNPGMGMAPMPQGFGPEMGPMAGGYNPGMGMAPMPQGFGPEMGPMAGGFNPGMEMSPMPQGFGPEMGPMAGGYNPGMGMAPMPQGFGPEMGGYQMAPTHSAMMQSPYPQGVGGNTPMSNQEAPSYEASIGQPVAPEMTPPVYGPGGNAPVFTPPYNPTMGQPPFMNPYGVNQGTPFGMPRYQEDESSDL; this is encoded by the coding sequence GTGAAGATCCATATTGTTCAGAAAGGGGATACTCTTTGGAAAATCGCAAAAAAATATGGGGTGAATTTCGAAGAGTTAAAAGCATTAAATTCCCAATTGAGTAATACAGATATGATTATGCCTGGCATGAAAATTAAAGTTCCAACTTCAGGAGGAAGTATAAAGAAAGAAGCTCCTATTATGGGAACGAAAAAAGAAATGCCGATAGCGATGGAGCCAATTGTGAAAGAAGCACCGAAAAAAGAAATGCCAATTAAAGAATTGCCGAAAAAAGAAGTACCGAAGGAAAAACCATACACGCCAAAAATGCCTACACCAATCATTCCAGAAATTGATGTTAATAATTATTATTCCATGAATATGACAAATGTTGACGTAGATGTTGATGTGGACATGGTAGAAAAAAAAGTTTTACCACAAAAGCCAGTAAAACCAGTAAAGCCAGTCTTGCCTAAACAAGAGACTGCTGTTCAACCAGAGGCGTGTCCGCCAATCGTTCCTTATCAACCATATTGTTATGATGTTTCACCGATGATGCCAGGAAACGGTTTTCCCCCAGGAGTATGCCCTCCAGCCGGAGTGCCGGTTGAACAAGTAGCTCCTCAAGCCTATACACCACTTCCTGGAGTAGAGTATACAGAAAAGCATAAGTGGGAAGAGTCGTCATCCTCCTTTTCTGCTTATAGCCATGGGCAAGTTCCTAGTAATTTTGTACCACAAGAATATTATCAACAGCCGTTAGTGCAGTATGGTCAAATGCCAGTAGAACATCAACAGCATAAAAAAGAAGAATCTTCTTCACATGTTGCTGGATTAGGATATCAACCTTATGCACCAACTCAAACAGCCCCTGTCCTACCATCCCATGGGCTACCATATAAAGAAGATTGTGGATGTGGTGCACCATCATTCCCACAACAACCAGCTTATCCAATAGACAATAGTTTCCAATTGGAGGGAATGGGGCAAGGATATAATCCAGGAATGGGAATGGCATCAATGCCACAAGGATTTGGACCGGAAATGGGGCCAATGACAGGAGGATTTAACCCAGGAATGGGAATGACACCAATGCCACAAGGATTTGGACCAGAAATGGGACCGATGGCAGGAGGATTTAACCCAGGAATGGGAATGGCACCAATGCCACAAGGCTTTGGACCAGAAATGGGGCCGATGGCAGGAGGATTTAACCCAGGAATGGGAATGGCACCAATGCCACAAGGATTCGGACCAGAAATGGGACCGATGGCAGGAGGATACAACCCAGGAATGGGAATGGCACCAATGCCACAAGGATTTGGACCAGAAATGGGACCGATGGCAGGAGGATTTAACCCAGGAATGGAAATGTCGCCAATGCCACAAGGATTTGGACCAGAAATGGGACCGATGGCAGGAGGATACAACCCAGGAATGGGAATGGCACCAATGCCACAAGGCTTTGGACCAGAAATGGGAGGTTACCAAATGGCACCAACTCATTCAGCGATGATGCAATCTCCTTACCCTCAAGGAGTTGGTGGTAATACACCGATGTCCAATCAAGAAGCACCATCTTATGAAGCGAGTATAGGGCAGCCAGTTGCACCAGAGATGACGCCGCCAGTATATGGGCCAGGAGGGAACGCTCCAGTATTTACTCCTCCCTATAATCCTACTATGGGGCAACCGCCATTTATGAATCCTTATGGAGTTAATCAAGGTACTCCATTTGGGATGCCAAGATACCAAGAGGACGAAAGCAGTGATTTATGA